The genomic segment catctCCAAAAGCTCACCAACATTCACGATGTAAAGTGGCAGCCAGTAGAGGAAGGTGTAGCTCACCAGCTTGGCAAAGAGTAGGCAAAGGGAGAACTCCACTACACCCTGTGAGGAGAGAAGACGGCATCAGGAGCACATTTTTCCACTAATTTTATTGCCAGGGCCGTATGGAGGAAGGGACTCACGGGGATCCAGAGTGCCCCGAGGAAGCTGATGGCTTCAAGCTCCTCAGCCAGCTTTTTGgagtcagtgctgctgcagtcctCAGAGGTCACCCCTTCGGGATCCTTCTCATCTGATGCATCCTAAAAGCAAGTAGATGTGGGGCTGAACCTTAAGGTTTGCTGAAATGATAAAGTTTGCTGCTGGGATGGTAGGActtgggttgagaactggccCATAGGATGCCTGCACCAATGCAGTAAGCATCCCAACAGCCAGGCATCATTCAGATTTCTGACAGCACCGAGGCATTTACAAGCTAGTTGATCCCTGGCACTgtgtggctgcaggctcccCATGCACCCACCCCAGGCACAGCGATGGAACTCACGTGTTGCTGGGGGGGGCTGCAGCCAACGTCCTCAGGACCTGTGGGAGGAAAAGGCACCCCTGAGAGCACTGCCTTGCAGGGGCCACGTCCCTGGCAGTGAAACATCCCCACAAAAACCCACAAGACCTCCCAAAATGTTTCTGAGCAAAGTTAACTACAAGAAGACAATGCATCAGGGAGGCCAGGGTGTGATCCCAAAGGATGCTGAGCATTCCTGTGGTGCTCGGTCTGCTCCCGGCACCGAGGACACATCCCTGCTTGCCTCcaaaatgaaattgcttttagGGGTCATCAAAACCACTTGGAaataagcaaagagaaaatctaTGCCGGGTATTCGCATCACCACTCACGCTCCACAAGGAAGAAGAAGCAGATAATGCCTATGACAGCGATGATTATGCCGGGCACGATGAAGGACAAGCCCCAGTCAGAGGACACCCAGACGCCCGCAATGAGAGAGCCCAGGATATTGCCCACAGAGGTGTGTGAGTTCCAGATGCCCATGATCAGACCCCTCCTGTGGGGCAAGACAGTGGGATGAGCATCGGCTGTGAGCAGGAGGCACGGGGACAGGGACGCGCACTCACTTCCCCTTCCCAAACCAGTTCCCGACGCATGCCACGACTGCGGGCCAGCCGGTCGTCTGTGCCAGCCCATTGCACACCTGGCAGGGAGAGAGCAAACACCCAAACGTGGGTATTTTTCccagcaggaggaagcagagcGACATCCCAGAGCGTGATCTGGGAGCACCTGCCAAACTGGGCGGGCGGTATCGGCGCCCACACTGAGCGGGGAGGAAACGCCAAAACTGAGATGAGGTCAGGCCACACCTGCACAACAATGAAGTACCACAGGACGTGGATGTTCCAGAAGTAGCCAAAGCCAAAGAGTGCTGTGAAGATCCCACTcagcaccatgcccactgacagGTAGTACCGCAGCGGCAGCCGCTCCCCGAAAATGCCACTGTGGAGAGAGCATGGGAAACTGAGCAGTGGTGCCAAACGGGGAGCGGGGGCTGAGGTGGGGAACATGAGCACAGCCCCTGTACCTGATGAACATCCCGATGGCATACGCCACAAGGAAGGCATTGTCCAGAGCACCAAAAAGCTCGTTGTAGTTGTCCTGATCTGGAGAATAGAAAGCATTAGGGCTGCGGctgcatccccatccccatccccacctcacAGATCCTCCCAGGTCGGGCTGtagggctgggagctgggagccagACCACCCTGTCCTGATTTCAGCGTTCACTGTCCTTTGGTCTGGGGCACAGGGCACAATCCTGCACCACTTAATCACCTCCAGCCTAATGAGTGCTGgtcccctccctgcccagcttAACCCATTAATGACTGAAACTGCCttcaggcacagagctgagatTTGGGTGCGTTTGGGGTGCTGGGTACCAGCCTTACCGAAGGGCGCCCAGCTGCACCACGTGGTGCTGTTGGAGTCGTTGTGGGGGTTGGTGCCCAGTGCCGAACAGTTGAGGTGCAGCTGGCTCTGGAAGGGTGCACAGAGCAAATGGGATGAGTGCAGTCCAGGGAGGTCCTCAGGGATCCTCCCAGGATACAGGAGATGGGATGTGGGTACGGGGTGCCATGTCGCTCACCTTGACGATGCTGATGGGTTTTCGGGAGAGGTGGTAGCTGGTGTAGGAGAGGAAGGTCAGCACTAGCGTCAGTCCACGGTAGCTGCAGGACAGGGGAGTCAGGGATAGGGGAAAAAACCCAGTTACCACCTCAAAAAATTCCATTCTTCAGTATAAGATCAGGAGGATGAGAGTCAGCAGGACATAGGATGGATCCTTGCAGGAAGTGGTTGCAATATTTGTAGGCATACTACTCTTAGCCTGTGATGGAGAGCTGAGCACCTTCCTTTGAAAAGcatggaaaaggggaaaagtgGGGCCATTTTCTCTCAGTTCTCCCCCTGAATATTCCTGGTTCCTATGAGGATGGTGGAGGACTTTCTACTAGGTGGATCAGCTCCAGATAGTCATTTCCCCAGGCAGTGCAGTGCCCTGAGGTTGGGGTTGTAATTGGGATAAAAGATAAGAGTGGGATTATTGCTAACGGAGTGATTGGCTGGGCTGGGGCTTCTCTGGCCTTGCAGCCCCACGTCACGCGGGGCCACGGGTGGAAGCGTGGTGGagtcacagcactgccagcactcaGCACTCATTTCCGAGCTGGGAAATGGAAAGGGAGGGCGGCTGCACGCTTTGTTCCCTCCTGTTTGCTCCAATTAAATGTGGGAAACtgggaaaaatggggagagGTGTCTCCAGAGgatgctgctctgagcagagctgaagaaCAGCACCTGGAAGATCCCAACCCAAAGAGTGGGACTCTGCatcctgataaaaaaaaaaacgaaaccaaatgcaacaaaaacaaTGGAAAGCCATTTTACAAGACCTTAAGTCAGCACATTTTCACTTCTTCCCACAGCATGGTGTCAGAACACCCAGGGGCCCCACACAGCCAAGGCACAGTTCTgttttgggggtgggggtggcTGGGGCCCTAACGTGGTGTAGAAATCACTGTTTCCCACTCcgaataaataattttataatgaaatcactgctgagcactgcagggcaTTGTGAGTTagaaagaggaacagaaacGTCCCGTGTGAGTCCCGAGCCCAAGGGACAAACTGGGGGGTGGAAAAGacggcagcagagcagggcaagCAGAGCGGAAGCAGGCGGCAACCGGGCTGTTCGGCCGCGGCTGCAGAGCGATCTGCTCCATTAACCCGGCGCAGACTCGGCACCTCATCCCGCAGGACAGGACAGACGGGATGCCTGCAGAAGCGTCCAACCCAGGCTCTGCGTGTCCCGAGGGGGAACCCAGTATCCCTAACTGCTCCCAGGGGCGCGCTCAGGGGCTCCCCCAGCACCACGCATCCTCTGCCTGGAGCAGCCCTGCGAGGCTGAGCCTCGGGGCACCCGGCAGCATTTTCCCAGCGCCCAAGAGCCGCACCGGCCCCTCTGCCCACCACTGCCCGAGGCCGGGGAGGCACGCAGCCCATACGGACGACACGGCAGGAGCGAGGTGCGAGGGCGGCAGCTCCATCCTGCCACGTGCCGCATCCCCGTCCGCCGCATCCCCGTGAAGCGGAGCGCAGCGCTCCCCACGTCCCCCCGCTGCCCATCCCGCGTCCCCGCCGGGTCCTCCCTCACCGGCTGTCCCGGGGCACGGCGCGCAGCAGGCGGATGCCGGGAGCGAGCGCTGCCCTCATGGCGAGCGGCGGGCCGCGCCCCGCTCCCGCTCCCGGCCCTTTACTGCCCCGgggccgccgctccccgcccggcACCGCCCAGGGACCGCCCCGAGCCCCGCACTGCCCGCCCCAGCGGGGgggatggggagaaaaaaaagctaaacaGGTGATGGAAGAAGTGAGAAAcgaaaaaaagaaggaaaagaaaaagggggaagaaagagaagaaaggaggggtggaaaaaaaaaaataaaagaaaaaacaaaacagaagcgtggggaaaaaagggggaaagaaaaaaaaaagtacgcacacacacaaatgtaaataaggaaaatggaaagaaaacaaaataaagggaaaacaaacaaaaataatgaaaaaagaggaaatgatgaagtaaagaaaaagagcaaaagggaattacaggaaaaggaaaaaaagtggaaaataaaacaggggaaaaaaagaaaaaatggaaaaaaaaaaaccagaaaaatagaggaacaaaaagatgaaaaagaaagatgagaacaCAAAAGATAAggaagtagggaaaaaaatgggaaaaaaaagacaaaataacgaaatcagaaaaaatttagaagggaaaaaaagtggaaagaaaacaaacaaaaacaggaggaCGAAGAGAAACTAAGGAGGAACAAATCGGGGCACAGCTCACGGCTGCCCAGGAGCGCCGGCATCCCCACGGCCGCGGCTCTCAGGTCCCCCTGCGCCCCATCCCCCGGCAGCACACGGAAGGGCTGCGGGATCGGCTGCCCCAGGCCAACCTGCTGCACAGCCTCGGACGAACCGAAGTCGATTGACGTGGATTTTGACACTGCCACTACACAGAACTGTCAGTGATGGGGCGTGAGCAGGGCTCAGCATCACCCAAAGGAACAGATGGTGACAGCGGTTTGACCGTGGCTCTATTTGACCACCATCCCTTTAAGCTCAGCGTCGATGCAGCCTACAGCCCACGGGATGGACAGGAATCGGGTCCTCTGCCTCCCTGGAGCCCCAGGGCACAAGCAAGGCGACGCAGACACCCCAGCCCTGATCCTCGTGGGTTGGCCGAGGTGGGCGACCCTCGAGGGCCATCTTCAGTGTCTTCCCATGACGCAAATCCCAGTTAATGAGTAGTGCTGGCACCATGGTGCTGAGCCACCTCCGGCCACGGTTCGGGGTCAGcggcagcagcagtggggctgcatgCTTGGGCGCCTGCCCTTCCTGCCTGGGTTAATAGCAGAGAGGAGGCTTGGTCATCACGGCATCCCAGCAGGATGCAAGAAAATGAAGCTTTGATGGGGAGCTGGCGGCATGGAGTTTCAGTTCAGAGATACTCAGGGCCCCAGCAAAGCAagaggagcagccctgtgggTGCCACACAGCAGCCTTCTGCTCAGAACAAGTTTGTCCCAGCATCCCAAGAGCTGTGCCAAGAGATGAAACAGACCTTTCCCATAGCAAAGCCCCTTCTTCACAGAGGAAACCGCTGGCCCTAGGAGCGTGGGTTGGGTGTTGCCCTGTAATTAGAGAGGTGCTCAtttggaagaaagcagcaagcaATAGGCCTTGCTCTGAGTCAGGGGCCAGGGTGCACGATATGGaactgaacagaaaagagagGGACGGGGTCTGGGCTCAGAGGGCTTCTCCAtccaaagcagctgcagcatgcaCCCCATTCCCAGACCAGCCGGGTGCCCAGGCTCCCACCTCCACAAAGCGAGCAGGGCGGGTGAAGGGCAGGCAGCAGACAAACCTCCAGCAGCTGGGCACACACCCGCAGCAAAAGCCTCTGCAAGCAACTGCTGGCGCAGGGCTTCAGCGATGCATGAGACAACATGACATTCAACCCCAGGCACCTTTCTGCTCATTTCTCACCGCAAATGAGACCAAAGAGCAtcatctgtgctgcagtttaTTCTGCAGTTGAACATGAAATCCAAGTGCTCGACTCTAACCAAGGGCACAGAGCAATCTGCTCCTCCACACCTGCCCTTGTCCTGTGCAATAGCCAACTGCACCTAGTCCAAGATGTGCAAACCTGAGCACAAACTGCATCGAAACGCATCGGCACGGTGCAGCTCCGGCCCTGAGACACTGCAGCAAGGCCACCGCTGCCCTCCTCACAGCTTTGCAGGGCAggtgcagagagcagcaaggtGGCAGAGGGGCAGCTTCTGCCTTCCATCCACCAGGTCACAGGATGAGATGACAGACTGCAGTGCTTGGCTGTAGGCTGGGAGGGAAAGGGAGCAGCAG from the Lagopus muta isolate bLagMut1 chromosome 22, bLagMut1 primary, whole genome shotgun sequence genome contains:
- the SLC37A2 gene encoding glucose-6-phosphate exchanger SLC37A2 isoform X2, with the protein product MQFVLSYRGLTLVLTFLSYTSYHLSRKPISIVKSQLHLNCSALGTNPHNDSNSTTWCSWAPFDQDNYNELFGALDNAFLVAYAIGMFISGIFGERLPLRYYLSVGMVLSGIFTALFGFGYFWNIHVLWYFIVVQVCNGLAQTTGWPAVVACVGNWFGKGKRGLIMGIWNSHTSVGNILGSLIAGVWVSSDWGLSFIVPGIIIAVIGIICFFFLVERPEDVGCSPPQQHDASDEKDPEGVTSEDCSSTDSKKLAEELEAISFLGALWIPGVVEFSLCLLFAKLVSYTFLYWLPLYIVNVAHFGAKEAGDLSTLFDVGGILGGIFAGLISDYTGGRATTCCVMLVVAAPMLFLYNYIGQNGIGTSIVMLIVCGALVNGPYALITTAVSADLGTHESLKGNARALSTVTAIIDGTGSIGAALGPLLAGLISPTGWNNVFYMLIAADVLACLLLARVVVKEVRACYGCMARKRGYVQRGMGMFVGHGRGIAVLSTILVSCSSSVQLTESVLDGK
- the SLC37A2 gene encoding glucose-6-phosphate exchanger SLC37A2 isoform X1, with the translated sequence MRAALAPGIRLLRAVPRDSRYRGLTLVLTFLSYTSYHLSRKPISIVKSQLHLNCSALGTNPHNDSNSTTWCSWAPFDQDNYNELFGALDNAFLVAYAIGMFISGIFGERLPLRYYLSVGMVLSGIFTALFGFGYFWNIHVLWYFIVVQVCNGLAQTTGWPAVVACVGNWFGKGKRGLIMGIWNSHTSVGNILGSLIAGVWVSSDWGLSFIVPGIIIAVIGIICFFFLVERPEDVGCSPPQQHDASDEKDPEGVTSEDCSSTDSKKLAEELEAISFLGALWIPGVVEFSLCLLFAKLVSYTFLYWLPLYIVNVAHFGAKEAGDLSTLFDVGGILGGIFAGLISDYTGGRATTCCVMLVVAAPMLFLYNYIGQNGIGTSIVMLIVCGALVNGPYALITTAVSADLGTHESLKGNARALSTVTAIIDGTGSIGAALGPLLAGLISPTGWNNVFYMLIAADVLACLLLARVVVKEVRACYGCMARKRGYVQRGMGMFVGHGRGIAVLSTILVSCSSSVQLTESVLDGK
- the SLC37A2 gene encoding glucose-6-phosphate exchanger SLC37A2 isoform X5, coding for MRAALAPGIRLLRAVPRDSRYRGLTLVLTFLSYTSYHLSRKPISIVKSQLHLNCSALGTNPHNDSNSTTWCSWAPFDQDNYNELFGALDNAFLVAYAIGMFISGIFGERLPLRYYLSVGMVLSGIFTALFGFGYFWNIHVLWYFIVVQVCNGLAQTTGWPAVVACVGNWFGKGKRGLIMGIWNSHTSVGNILGSLIAGVWVSSDWGLSFIVPGIIIAVIGIICFFFLVERPEDVGCSPPQQHDASDEKDPEGVTSEDCSSTDSKKLAEELEAISFLGALWIPGVVEFSLCLLFAKLVSYTFLYWLPLYIVNVAHFGAKEAGDLSTLFDVGGILGGIFAGLISDYTGGRATTCCVMLVVAAPMLFLYNYIGQNGIGTSIVMLIVCGALVNGPYALITTAVSADLGTHESLKGNARALSTVTAIIDGTGSIGAALGPLLAGLISPTGWNNVFYMLIAADVLACLLLARVVVKEVRACYGCMARKRG
- the SLC37A2 gene encoding glucose-6-phosphate exchanger SLC37A2 isoform X3, with the protein product MRAALAPGIRLLRAVPRDSRYRGLTLVLTFLSYTSYHLSRKPISIVKSQLHLNCSALGTNPHNDSNSTTWCSWAPFDQDNYNELFGALDNAFLVAYAIGMFISGIFGERLPLRYYLSVGMVLSGIFTALFGFGYFWNIHVLWYFIVVQVCNGLAQTTGWPAVVACVGNWFGKGKRGLIMGIWNSHTSVGNILGSLIAGVWVSSDWGLSFIVPGIIIAVIGIICFFFLVERPEDVGCSPPQQHDASDEKDPEGVTSEDCSSTDSKKLAEELEAISFLGALWIPGVVEFSLCLLFAKLVSYTFLYWLPLYIVNVAHFGAKEAGDLSTLFDVGGILGGIFAGLISDYTGGRATTCCVMLVVAAPMLFLYNYIGQNGIGTSIVMLIVCGALVNGPYALITTAVSADLGTHESLKGNARALSTVTAIIDGTGSIGAALGPLLAGLISPTGWNNVFYMLIAADVLACLLLARVVVKEVRACYGCMARKRGSSVQLTESVLDGK
- the SLC37A2 gene encoding glucose-6-phosphate exchanger SLC37A2 isoform X4, whose product is MRAALAPGIRLLRAVPRDSRYRGLTLVLTFLSYTSYHLSRKPISIVKSQLHLNCSALGTNPHNDSNSTTWCSWAPFDQDNYNELFGALDNAFLVAYAIGMFISGIFGERLPLRYYLSVGMVLSGIFTALFGFGYFWNIHVLWYFIVVQVCNGLAQTTGWPAVVACVGNWFGKGKRGLIMGIWNSHTSVGNILGSLIAGVWVSSDWGLSFIVPGIIIAVIGIICFFFLVERPEDVGCSPPQQHDASDEKDPEGVTSEDCSSTDSKKLAEELEAISFLGALWIPGVVEFSLCLLFAKLVSYTFLYWLPLYIVNVAHFGAKEAGDLSTLFDVGGILGGIFAGLISDYTGGRATTCCVMLVVAAPMLFLYNYIGQNGIGTSIVMLIVCGALVNGPYALITTAVSADLGTHESLKGNARALSTVTAIIDGTGSIGAALGPLLAGLISPTGWNNVFYMLIAADVLACLLLARVVVKEVRACYGCMARKRGFKRF